The Girardinichthys multiradiatus isolate DD_20200921_A chromosome 6, DD_fGirMul_XY1, whole genome shotgun sequence genome window below encodes:
- the prpf38b gene encoding pre-mRNA-splicing factor 38B yields MANVGNQLPTQAVSKPSSGKHGNVLPLWGNEKTMNLNPMILTNVLSSPYFKVQLYELKTYHEVVDEIYFKVTHIEPWEKGSRKTAGQTGMCGGVRGVGTGGIVSTAFCLLYKLFTLKLTRKQVMGLITHTDSPYIRALGFMYIRYTQPPADLLDWYNDFLDDEEELDVKAGGGCVMTIGEMLRSYLTKLEWFSTLFPRIPVPVQKAIDQQMKARPRKVAQKEPEEEADFTESGRQGERRPSRTPRRTPSPKRSPKRSRSRSHHREKERHGPSFDRELERERDRQRKERDGRDRDRERGDRGDRERRRSRSADRNRERKRSRSGSRERRSERREKERDGGDDRSRKKDRDHHKDRVTEKERSRDRKSRAENDERRHKEDRDRHREDRKAKRSSRSRSRERKHKSGAEEKSRKRDRSHSRERDRERDGERSHKRSRSKEKGRHQRESSNEHSKHGERRRSQSPQ; encoded by the exons ATGGCTAACGTCGGAAACCAACTACCAACGCAGGCCGTCAGCAAGCCTTCATCAGGGAAACATGGAAACGTATTGCCCCTATGGGGCAACGAAAAGACTATGAACCTCAATCCAATGATTCTAACAAATGTGCTCTCCTCGCCGTATTTCAAAGTTCAGCTGTATGAATTAAAGACCTACCACGAAGTTGTGGACGAAATCTATTTCAAG GTGACTCACATTGAGCCCTGGGAAAAGGGAAGCAGAAAGACTGCAGGCCAGACCGGAATGTGCGGAGGG GTGCGTGGAGTGGGCACGGGTGGCATTGTATCAACTGCTTTCTGTCTTCTTTACAAACTGTTTACTCTCAAGCTAACACGCAAACAGGTGATGGGTCTCATCACTCACACAGACTCCCCGTACATCCGGGCACTTGGATTCATGTACATAAG ATACACTCAGCCTCCAGCAGATTTATTAGACTGGTATAATGACTTCCTGGATGATGAGGAG GAGCTTGATGTCAAAGCAGGTGGTGGCTGTGTCATGACCATTGGGGAGATGCTGCGCTCCTATCTGACCAAACTGGAATGGTTCTCCACGCTGTTTCCCCGAATCCCAGTGCCTGTTCAAAAGGCGATTGATCAGCAGATGAAGGCAAGGCCCCGTAAGGTGGCCCAGAAGGAACCAGAGGAGGAAGCTGATTTCACAGAATCGGGAAGACAGGGGGAAAGACGACCCTCCAG GACACCAAGACGGACTCCGAGTCCCAAAAGGTCACCCAAGCGGTCGAGAAGCAGGAGCCACCACCGTGAGAAAGAACGCCACGGGCCTAGCTTTGATCGGGAGCTGGAGAGAGAACGCGACCGCCAGAGGAAGGAGAGGGACGGGAGGGACAGAGACAGGGAGAGGGGGGACCGAGGGGACAGGGAAAGACGGAGATCACGTAGCGCAGACAGGAACAGAGAACGTAAAAGAAGTCGCAGCGGCAGCAGAGAACGGAGGAGTGAACGCagggagaaagaaagagacGGAGGAGATGACAGGAGCAGGAAGAAAGACAGGGATCACCATAAAGACAGAGTCACCGAGAAGGAAAGGTCCAGAGATAGAAAGAGCAGGGCGGAGAATGACGAACGGAGGCATAAAGAAGATAGGGACAGACACAGGGAAGATAGGAAGGCCAAAAGGTCAAGTCGGAGCAGAAGCAGAGAAAGGAAGCATAAAAGTGGGGCAGAGGAGAAGAGCAGGAAGAGGGATCGCAGCCACAGCAGAGAGAGGGATCGAGAGCGGGATGGGGAGCGCTCTCACAAACGTAGTCGCAGCAAAGAGAAGGGTCGTCATCAGAGAGAGTCCAGTAATGAGCATAGTAAACATGGTGAACGGAGAAGAAGTCAGAGCCCTCAGTAA